A single region of the Hippopotamus amphibius kiboko isolate mHipAmp2 chromosome 6, mHipAmp2.hap2, whole genome shotgun sequence genome encodes:
- the LOC130855923 gene encoding trace amine-associated receptor 3 has protein sequence MDLTYIPEDLSSCPNFGNKSCPPTNRHFHVRVMMYSIMIGAMFITIFGNLVIIISISHFKQLHSPTNFLILSMAATDFLLGLVIMPYSMVRSVESCWYFGDGFCKFHTSFDMMLSLASIFHLCSIAIDRFYAVCYPLHYTTTMTTSMIKQLLAFCWSAPALFSFGLVLSKANVSGMQSYENLVACFNFCALTFNKFWGTILFTTCFFTPGSIMVGIYSKIFIVSKRHARVISNMPENMKGELKKNFSKKKDRKAAKTLGIVMGVFLACWLPCFLAVLIDPYLEYSTPIIVLDLLVWLGYFNSTCNPLIHGFFYPWFRKALKYIVSGKIFSSHSKSANLFPEAH, from the coding sequence ATGGATCTAACTTATATTCCTGAGGACTTATCCAGTTGTCCCAATTTTGGAAATAAATCTTGTCCTCCCACCAACCGCCATTTTCATGTCCGAGTAATGATGTACTCAATTATGATCGGGGCCATGTTCATCACTATTTTTGGAAACTTGGTTATAATCATTTCCATATCTCATTTCAAGCAGCTTCACTCTCCCACAAATTTTCTGATCCTCTCCATGGCAGCCACTGACTTTCTGCTGGGTTTGGTCATCATGCCATACAGCATGGTGCGATCAGTGGAGAGCTGCTGGTATTTTGGAGATGGCTTTTGTAAATTCCACACGAGCTTTGACATGATGCTAAGCCTGGCCTCCATTTTCCACCTCTGTTCCATCGCTATTGATCGATTTTATGCTGTGTGTTACCCTCTACACTACACGACCACAATGACCACCTCCATGATAAAGCAGCTGCTGGCATTTTGCTGGTCAGCCCCTGCTCTTTTTTCTTTCGGTTTAGTTCTATCCAAGGCCAATGTTTCTGGTATGCAGAGCTATGAGAATCTTGTTGCTTGCTTCAATTTCTGTGCACTTACTTTCAACAAATTCTGGGGGACAATATTGTTCACTACATGTTTTTTTACTCCTGGCTCCATTATGGTTGGTATTTATAGCAAAATCTTTATTGTTTCGAAACGACATGCTCGAGTTATCAGCAATATGCCTGAAAATATGAAAGGGGAACTGAAAAAAAACTTCTCTAAGAAAAAGGATCGGAAAGCAGCTAAGACCTTGGGCATAGTAATGGGTGTGTTTCTAGCTTGTTGGTTGCcttgttttcttgctgttttgaTTGACCCATATCTAGAGTACTCTACTCCCATAATAGTACTTGATCTTTTAGTGTGGCTTGGGTACTTCAACTCCACTTGCAACCCACTCATTCATGGCTTTTTTTATCCATGGTTTCGGAAAGCTCTTAAGTATATAGTGTCAGGAAAAATATTTAGCTCCCACTCAAAAAGTGCAAATCTGTTTCCTGAAGCACATTAA